In Festucalex cinctus isolate MCC-2025b chromosome 5, RoL_Fcin_1.0, whole genome shotgun sequence, a single genomic region encodes these proteins:
- the LOC144018851 gene encoding dynamin-1-like protein isoform X2, translating to METLIPTINRLQEVFLTVGAEIIHLPQIVVVGSQSSGKSSVLESLVGRDFLPRGSGIVTRRPLVLQLVNVAPLEERLKTENGVKAEEWGTFLHCKNQVFTDFGEIRHEIEAETERSSGNNKGITAEPIHLKIFSPKVLNLTLVDLPGITKVPVGDQPEDIESQVQEMILSFISNPNSLILSVSAANSDLATSDALKLAREVDPDGRRTLLVVSKLDLMDAGTDALEVLLGRVIPIRLGIIGVVNRSQHDINTQKSLGDSMKDEQAFLQRHYPSLASRAGSRYLAKTLSRLLMHHIRDCLPDLKTRVTVLSAQYQSRLNSYGQPVEDHSATLLQIVTKFASDYCNTIEGTARYIQTSELCGGARICYIFHETFGRTLQSIDPLGGLTELDILTAIRNATGPRPALFVPEVSFELLVKRQIKRLEEPSLRCVELVHEELQRIIQHCSSFSTQELLRFPKLHDSIVEVVTGLLRKRLPIANEMVHNLVAIELAYINTKHPDFTDAAQVSASVNSQQQGDGPDGSKRWKNDKVVEEKAPAAGFGSPSKGQPINLLDTAVPVSRKLSSKEQKDCEVIQRLIKSYFLIVRKSIQDSVPKTVMHFLVNFVKEHLQSELVGQLYRQTLLKDLLIESQDTAQQRTEVAQMLQALKKANNVISEIRETHLW from the exons ATGGAGACTTTGATTCCCACCATCAACCGTTTACAAGAGGTTTTCCTCACAGTGGGCGCAGAGATCATTCATCTGCCTCAAATCGTCGTGGTCGGATCTCAG AGTAGCGGGAAGAGCTCGGTGCTGGAGAGCCTGGTTGGGCGTGATTTCTTGCCCCGAGGCTCCGGGATCGTCACCAGGCGACCGCTGGTGTTGCAGCTTGTCAACGTTGCGCCTCTGGAGGAGCGGCTGAAGACGGAAAATG GTGTCAAAGCTGAAGAATGGGGCACCTTCCTGCACTGCAAGAATCAG gttttcaCAGATTTTGGGGAAATTCGTCATGAAATCGAGGCGGAGACTGAACGTTCTTCAGGCAACAACAAG GGAATCACTGCTGAGCCCATACATTTGAAGATATTTTCCCCCAAAGTCCTTAATCTGACCCTTGTCGACTTACCTGGCATTACTAAG GTCCCTGTTGGGGATCAGCCCGAGGACATTGAGTCGCAAGTACAGGAGATGATCTTGTCCTTCATCTCCAATCCCAACTCCCTCATCCTCTCCGTGTCCGCCGCCAACTCTGACTTGGCCACCTCGGACGCTCTGAAATTGGCTCGCGAGGTCGATCCAGACG GTCGACGAACTCTGCTCGTGGTGAGCAAGCTGGATTTGATGGACGCGGGGACAGACGCTCTGGAGGTACTTCTCGGTCGAGTCATTCCAATCAGGCTCGGTATTATCGGGGTGGTGAACAG GAGCCAGCATGACATCAACACCCAGAAGAGCCTGGGGGACAGCATGAAGGACGAGCAGGCCTTCTTGCAGCGCCACTACCCGTCACTGGCCTCCCGCGCCGGCTCACGCTACCTGGCCAAAACGCTCAGCCGGCTGCTCATGCACCACATCCGAGACTGCCTGCCAGACCTGAAGACCCGCGTGACGGTGCTCAGCGCCCAGTACCAATCGCGCCTCAACAGCTACGGCCAACCGGTGGAGGACCACAGCGCCACGCTGCTGCAGATTGTCACCAAGTTCGCAAGTGATTACTGCAACACGATCGAGGGAACGGCGCGCTATATTCAAACCTCGGAGCT CTGTGGCGGAGCTCGCATCTGCTACATCTTCCACGAAACCTTCGGCCGCACTCTGCAGTCCATCGACCCTCTTGGAGGACTGACGGAACTCGATATCCTCACTGCCATCCGCAATGCTACT GGTCCCCGTCCTGCACTTTTTGTCCCTGAGGTGTCCTTTGAGTTGCTGGTGAAGCGTCAAATCAAGCGTCTGGAGGAGCCCAGTCTACGCTGCGTGGAGCTGGTCCACGAAGAACTGCAGAGGATCATCCAGCACTGCTCATCTTTTAGCACGCAG GAGCTTCTGAGATTCCCCAAACTGCATGATTCCATTGTGGAAGTAGTGACTGGATTACTGAGGAAGCGCCTGCCAATTGCCAATGAAATG GTGCATAATTTAGTAGCAATCGAGCTTGCCTACATCAACACAAAGCATCCGGACTTCACGGATGCGGCGCAGGTCTCGGCATCCGTCAACAGTCAGCAGCAG GGAGACGGGCCGGATGGGTCCAAGCGCTGGAAGAACGACAAGGTCGTCGAGGAGAAAGCGCCAGCTGCAGGCTTTGGCAGCCCCAGCAAAGGGCAGCCCATTAACCTTCTTGACACA GCAGTGCCCGTGTCTCGCAAACTGAGTTCGAAGGAGCAGAAGGACTGTGAGGTCATCCAGCGCCTCATCAAGTCTTACTTCCTCATCGTCCGCAAGTCCATCCAGGACAG CGTGCCCAAAACCGTCATGCACTTCCTGGTCAATTTCGTCAAGGAGCATCTGCAGAGCGAGCTGGTGGGTCAGCTGTATAGGCAGACGCTACTCAAGGACCTGCTCATTGAGTCTCAGGACACAGCGCAGCAGAGGACGGAGGTCGCTCAAATGCTGCAG GCACTTAAGAAGGCCAATAACGTCATCTCTGAGATCAGAGAGACACACCTGTGGTAG
- the LOC144018851 gene encoding dynamin-1-like protein isoform X1, with translation METLIPTINRLQEVFLTVGAEIIHLPQIVVVGSQSSGKSSVLESLVGRDFLPRGSGIVTRRPLVLQLVNVAPLEERLKTENGNGVKQTAQNSYPGVKAEEWGTFLHCKNQVFTDFGEIRHEIEAETERSSGNNKGITAEPIHLKIFSPKVLNLTLVDLPGITKVPVGDQPEDIESQVQEMILSFISNPNSLILSVSAANSDLATSDALKLAREVDPDGRRTLLVVSKLDLMDAGTDALEVLLGRVIPIRLGIIGVVNRSQHDINTQKSLGDSMKDEQAFLQRHYPSLASRAGSRYLAKTLSRLLMHHIRDCLPDLKTRVTVLSAQYQSRLNSYGQPVEDHSATLLQIVTKFASDYCNTIEGTARYIQTSELCGGARICYIFHETFGRTLQSIDPLGGLTELDILTAIRNATGPRPALFVPEVSFELLVKRQIKRLEEPSLRCVELVHEELQRIIQHCSSFSTQELLRFPKLHDSIVEVVTGLLRKRLPIANEMVHNLVAIELAYINTKHPDFTDAAQVSASVNSQQQGDGPDGSKRWKNDKVVEEKAPAAGFGSPSKGQPINLLDTAVPVSRKLSSKEQKDCEVIQRLIKSYFLIVRKSIQDSVPKTVMHFLVNFVKEHLQSELVGQLYRQTLLKDLLIESQDTAQQRTEVAQMLQALKKANNVISEIRETHLW, from the exons ATGGAGACTTTGATTCCCACCATCAACCGTTTACAAGAGGTTTTCCTCACAGTGGGCGCAGAGATCATTCATCTGCCTCAAATCGTCGTGGTCGGATCTCAG AGTAGCGGGAAGAGCTCGGTGCTGGAGAGCCTGGTTGGGCGTGATTTCTTGCCCCGAGGCTCCGGGATCGTCACCAGGCGACCGCTGGTGTTGCAGCTTGTCAACGTTGCGCCTCTGGAGGAGCGGCTGAAGACGGAAAATG GAAATGGGGTTAAGCAAACTGCACAAAACAGCTACCCAG GTGTCAAAGCTGAAGAATGGGGCACCTTCCTGCACTGCAAGAATCAG gttttcaCAGATTTTGGGGAAATTCGTCATGAAATCGAGGCGGAGACTGAACGTTCTTCAGGCAACAACAAG GGAATCACTGCTGAGCCCATACATTTGAAGATATTTTCCCCCAAAGTCCTTAATCTGACCCTTGTCGACTTACCTGGCATTACTAAG GTCCCTGTTGGGGATCAGCCCGAGGACATTGAGTCGCAAGTACAGGAGATGATCTTGTCCTTCATCTCCAATCCCAACTCCCTCATCCTCTCCGTGTCCGCCGCCAACTCTGACTTGGCCACCTCGGACGCTCTGAAATTGGCTCGCGAGGTCGATCCAGACG GTCGACGAACTCTGCTCGTGGTGAGCAAGCTGGATTTGATGGACGCGGGGACAGACGCTCTGGAGGTACTTCTCGGTCGAGTCATTCCAATCAGGCTCGGTATTATCGGGGTGGTGAACAG GAGCCAGCATGACATCAACACCCAGAAGAGCCTGGGGGACAGCATGAAGGACGAGCAGGCCTTCTTGCAGCGCCACTACCCGTCACTGGCCTCCCGCGCCGGCTCACGCTACCTGGCCAAAACGCTCAGCCGGCTGCTCATGCACCACATCCGAGACTGCCTGCCAGACCTGAAGACCCGCGTGACGGTGCTCAGCGCCCAGTACCAATCGCGCCTCAACAGCTACGGCCAACCGGTGGAGGACCACAGCGCCACGCTGCTGCAGATTGTCACCAAGTTCGCAAGTGATTACTGCAACACGATCGAGGGAACGGCGCGCTATATTCAAACCTCGGAGCT CTGTGGCGGAGCTCGCATCTGCTACATCTTCCACGAAACCTTCGGCCGCACTCTGCAGTCCATCGACCCTCTTGGAGGACTGACGGAACTCGATATCCTCACTGCCATCCGCAATGCTACT GGTCCCCGTCCTGCACTTTTTGTCCCTGAGGTGTCCTTTGAGTTGCTGGTGAAGCGTCAAATCAAGCGTCTGGAGGAGCCCAGTCTACGCTGCGTGGAGCTGGTCCACGAAGAACTGCAGAGGATCATCCAGCACTGCTCATCTTTTAGCACGCAG GAGCTTCTGAGATTCCCCAAACTGCATGATTCCATTGTGGAAGTAGTGACTGGATTACTGAGGAAGCGCCTGCCAATTGCCAATGAAATG GTGCATAATTTAGTAGCAATCGAGCTTGCCTACATCAACACAAAGCATCCGGACTTCACGGATGCGGCGCAGGTCTCGGCATCCGTCAACAGTCAGCAGCAG GGAGACGGGCCGGATGGGTCCAAGCGCTGGAAGAACGACAAGGTCGTCGAGGAGAAAGCGCCAGCTGCAGGCTTTGGCAGCCCCAGCAAAGGGCAGCCCATTAACCTTCTTGACACA GCAGTGCCCGTGTCTCGCAAACTGAGTTCGAAGGAGCAGAAGGACTGTGAGGTCATCCAGCGCCTCATCAAGTCTTACTTCCTCATCGTCCGCAAGTCCATCCAGGACAG CGTGCCCAAAACCGTCATGCACTTCCTGGTCAATTTCGTCAAGGAGCATCTGCAGAGCGAGCTGGTGGGTCAGCTGTATAGGCAGACGCTACTCAAGGACCTGCTCATTGAGTCTCAGGACACAGCGCAGCAGAGGACGGAGGTCGCTCAAATGCTGCAG GCACTTAAGAAGGCCAATAACGTCATCTCTGAGATCAGAGAGACACACCTGTGGTAG
- the ubl4a gene encoding ubiquitin-like protein 4A yields MILTVKPLQGKECSVHVTEDEKVSTVKELVSERLNIPANQQRLLYKGKALADEHKLSDYSIGPEAKLNLVIRPVGERNTASVTATCSSNGSTTQGGVWQTVSTILAKHFSPADAAKVHEQLIKDYERSLRQLSLDDIERLAGRLLHPEVDDMDTTAYMD; encoded by the exons ATGATTCTTACTGTGAAGCCGCTACAGGGAAAAGAATGCAGCGTCCAC GTGACCGAAGATGAAAAGGTTTCCACGGTGAAAGAGCTCGTGTCAGAACGTCTCAACATCCCAGCCAATCAACAGCGGTTGCTTTATAAAGGCAAAGCGCTCGCAG ATGAACACAAGTTAAGTGACTACTCCATTGGGCCAGAAGCAAAACTAAATCTGGTCATCCGTCCAGTGGGTGAGCGGAACACAGCTTCAGTGACGGCCACCTGCAGCAGCAACGGCAGCACAACACAAGGAGGGGTGTGGCAGACTGTGTCCACTATCCTTGCGAAACACTTCAGTCCGGCAGATGCTGCAAAAGTCCACGAACAGCTGATTAAG gattatgAACGTTCACTACGACAGCTAAGTCTGGACGACATCGAGCGCTTGGCCGGCAGGCTGCTTCACCCGGAAGTGGACGACATGGACACGACGGCGTACATGGACTGA